The following proteins come from a genomic window of Leptospira bandrabouensis:
- a CDS encoding methyl-accepting chemotaxis protein, with translation MKEVSLYAKEKADSVENEVNKSAKSIITTIESIKEVDKNAIEIGKILEIIKEISEQVNLLALNASIEAARAGDMGRGFAVVASEVGKLAERTASSTKTISELIKRVSVSTTQSVESVKSANETFKYLSESVLEIINSIDKVNEANLEQIAEVEEIRKQSENIVNRSTSVSFATEEQKKVNEEMGTSVHHLANDTAKLSLMSEKTAKSSADLNSLIVDLNKELSLFKL, from the coding sequence TTGAAAGAGGTTTCATTATATGCCAAAGAAAAAGCAGATTCAGTCGAAAATGAAGTAAACAAAAGCGCAAAATCAATTATTACAACAATTGAATCGATCAAAGAGGTAGATAAAAACGCTATCGAAATTGGTAAAATTCTTGAAATCATTAAAGAAATCTCCGAACAGGTCAACTTACTCGCGTTAAATGCATCCATTGAGGCAGCAAGGGCTGGTGATATGGGAAGGGGATTTGCAGTGGTTGCCTCCGAAGTGGGGAAATTAGCAGAAAGAACAGCTTCATCTACAAAAACCATTTCGGAATTGATTAAACGTGTTTCTGTTTCGACCACTCAGTCTGTTGAATCTGTAAAATCTGCCAATGAAACGTTTAAATATCTTTCTGAGAGTGTCCTCGAAATTATCAATAGTATTGATAAAGTGAATGAAGCAAATTTAGAACAGATAGCAGAAGTGGAAGAAATTCGCAAACAATCAGAAAATATCGTGAACCGTTCCACATCGGTATCTTTTGCCACGGAAGAACAAAAAAAAGTGAATGAAGAAATGGGAACATCCGTCCATCATTTAGCAAATGACACAGCGAAGTTATCGTTGATGTCGGAAAAAACTGCTAAATCCTCTGCGGATCTAAATTCTCTAATTGTCGATTTAAACAAAGAATTATCTTTGTTTAAATTGTGA
- a CDS encoding methyl-accepting chemotaxis protein — protein sequence MTPSEPHQNQKRSGFMVPYLLITNLDPFLYFAGMFFLFGLENFESILKILIYLAPPIIGIHAILFFLKNREFRKQMRRPEGIIYTQKELNFIRGFSKAGALNILSTNVGGPILTMLLAYQYSLVKTYGEVVFFIILGIILAMAISSIFYVTVEKKLYEVYNQLHLPPLSLFANLLFPIFSTFVIGYFIFSFYIYYQFRSQVDVHHLENICYGLSFFILSMIALLFFVIWNLTGNTSATIRDVSAMLKSFSDGDLRSELKLNQTRNEIGLISVYLNDAKLKLNRLISSIINHSVKIEEEAKNLEILSADSAEHSQIQAASLEEVAAALEENGSSINGIYSDALEQKN from the coding sequence ATGACTCCAAGCGAACCTCACCAAAACCAGAAAAGATCAGGATTTATGGTTCCTTATCTTCTTATCACAAATTTAGATCCATTTCTTTATTTTGCCGGTATGTTCTTTTTGTTTGGGTTAGAAAATTTTGAGTCAATTCTGAAAATTCTAATTTATTTAGCTCCGCCAATCATCGGTATACATGCTATTTTATTTTTTCTTAAAAACCGGGAATTTCGAAAACAAATGCGAAGACCCGAAGGAATTATATACACACAAAAGGAATTAAACTTCATTCGGGGTTTTTCCAAGGCAGGGGCATTGAACATTTTGTCCACAAACGTAGGTGGGCCAATTTTAACAATGTTACTTGCTTACCAATATAGTTTAGTGAAAACTTATGGGGAAGTTGTATTTTTTATCATCCTCGGGATCATACTCGCTATGGCGATTTCTTCCATTTTTTATGTGACTGTTGAAAAAAAACTGTATGAAGTCTATAACCAGTTACATTTACCTCCCTTAAGTTTATTTGCAAATTTGCTTTTTCCTATATTTTCAACATTTGTCATCGGATACTTTATTTTTTCATTTTATATTTATTATCAATTTCGTTCACAAGTAGACGTACATCATTTAGAAAATATTTGTTACGGATTGAGCTTTTTTATTCTTTCCATGATTGCTCTTTTGTTTTTTGTCATTTGGAATTTAACAGGAAATACTTCTGCAACCATTCGTGATGTTTCTGCTATGTTAAAATCCTTTTCAGACGGAGATTTGCGTTCTGAATTAAAATTAAACCAAACAAGGAATGAAATTGGTCTCATCTCTGTTTACTTGAACGATGCAAAATTAAAGTTAAATCGATTGATCTCATCTATTATCAATCACTCGGTAAAAATAGAGGAAGAAGCAAAAAATTTGGAAATTTTGTCCGCTGATTCCGCTGAACATTCGCAAATCCAAGCGGCATCATTGGAAGAAGTTGCTGCTGCTCTAGAAGAAAATGGTTCTTCTATCAATGGGATTTATTCAGACGCATTAGAACAAAAAAATTAA
- a CDS encoding phosphate signaling complex PhoU family protein, whose translation MIISKFYYLRKNLYSMAELVLEQVILLSEALESDDYAQAERIVERDDLIDDLEKENDNLSQNAILEAVSNRNILGMGDVDNDIVLKKDPLRFALSAIRITRNMERMGDQVVNCADVFRHKTIRKGLFKNEEPMTLILSRVTTLAGMAIESLVEEKERFMGSVNSLEDELNALCDQAFHKYRCIPDMEKQEFADVYRIILALERLGDYAVNVAEELVRLNTGKDIRHLENVKTKASHFP comes from the coding sequence ATGATTATTTCCAAGTTTTACTACTTAAGAAAGAATTTGTATTCTATGGCTGAATTAGTTTTAGAGCAAGTGATCCTCCTTAGTGAAGCTTTGGAATCGGATGATTATGCCCAAGCAGAACGCATTGTGGAACGGGATGATCTCATTGATGATTTAGAAAAGGAAAACGATAACCTTTCCCAAAATGCCATTTTAGAAGCAGTGAGTAATCGTAACATTCTAGGTATGGGTGATGTGGACAATGATATTGTCTTAAAAAAAGATCCCCTTAGGTTTGCCCTTTCTGCCATCCGGATTACAAGGAATATGGAAAGGATGGGAGACCAGGTGGTGAATTGTGCCGATGTATTTCGCCATAAAACCATTCGCAAAGGTCTTTTTAAAAACGAAGAACCTATGACCTTGATTTTGTCTCGTGTCACAACACTTGCGGGAATGGCCATCGAATCCCTTGTCGAGGAAAAAGAAAGGTTTATGGGAAGTGTGAATTCCTTAGAAGATGAATTGAATGCACTTTGTGACCAAGCATTCCATAAGTATCGTTGTATTCCCGATATGGAAAAACAAGAATTTGCAGATGTATATCGCATAATTCTCGCCTTGGAAAGGTTAGGTGATTATGCTGTGAACGTAGCAGAAGAACTTGTCCGACTTAATACAGGAAAAGACATCCGCCATTTAGAAAACGTCAAAACGAAAGCCTCGCATTTTCCCTAA
- a CDS encoding chemotaxis protein CheW, translating into MAKETSSANQFIHEQYIIFNLGDEEYAIPITIVEEIVKITNLIRVPQSKSFFAGIMDIRGKVVRMIDLAKRLNIKNITDGSADRAIVINVSGKSIGVIVDKVSHVVHFPANQVDPPPPSVKGISSRYITGVGKKDNRFIILIDIEKILTVDEITELATV; encoded by the coding sequence ATGGCAAAAGAAACATCATCGGCAAACCAATTCATTCATGAGCAGTACATTATATTCAATTTGGGCGATGAAGAATATGCAATTCCCATCACCATAGTCGAAGAGATTGTCAAAATCACTAACCTAATCCGTGTTCCACAGTCCAAAAGTTTCTTCGCAGGAATTATGGACATACGAGGAAAAGTCGTTCGAATGATCGACCTTGCCAAACGTCTCAATATTAAAAATATTACGGATGGTTCGGCCGACCGTGCCATTGTCATCAACGTCTCTGGTAAATCCATTGGTGTGATTGTGGACAAAGTGTCACATGTGGTTCATTTTCCTGCCAACCAAGTGGACCCACCTCCACCTTCGGTCAAAGGAATTTCATCCAGATACATCACAGGTGTAGGTAAAAAAGATAATAGGTTCATCATTTTAATTGATATTGAAAAAATTCTCACAGTCGACGAAATCACCGAGTTGGCAACCGTCTAA
- a CDS encoding mannose-1-phosphate guanylyltransferase, whose amino-acid sequence MAKLPKESPVVLIMAGGKGERFWPRSRTNSPKQLQKVYSNKTLLRETIDRALTITTLDRIYIGTNANLKAEILKKDPKFPSTNFILEPEGKNTAPIIALSALYFQKKFGNPNLIVLSADAFIDPIKEFTKTIEQALYETANGMVLLGVKPNRPEVGYGYISTGKPTDVGYTVKAFFEKPDFKTALKYIKKKNFYWNPGIFLFRTETILSELERHAPHILNPLKNGFPFKSFGDLKTAFQMLPSEAIDTAIMEKSNRIRMVEATFNWDDVGSWMSLERILPGDKDKNHHQGKEVLYHKASGNISSVQKELITFLGVKDLIVVEEPDVLLVTSREGVGDIKAMLSTMRKNKVLQKYLD is encoded by the coding sequence ATGGCAAAATTACCTAAAGAATCCCCGGTTGTCCTCATTATGGCTGGCGGAAAGGGAGAGAGGTTTTGGCCTCGCTCCCGCACCAATTCCCCGAAACAACTCCAGAAAGTTTATTCCAATAAAACCTTACTTCGCGAGACCATCGACCGCGCTCTTACCATTACTACACTTGATCGAATTTATATTGGAACCAACGCGAACCTAAAAGCGGAGATTCTTAAAAAAGATCCCAAGTTTCCCTCCACCAATTTCATTTTGGAACCAGAGGGCAAAAACACAGCACCCATCATTGCACTTTCGGCACTTTACTTTCAGAAAAAATTTGGAAACCCAAACTTAATTGTTTTATCAGCCGATGCCTTTATCGATCCCATCAAAGAATTTACAAAGACTATCGAACAAGCATTATACGAGACAGCCAATGGAATGGTACTTTTGGGTGTGAAACCAAACCGTCCGGAAGTGGGTTACGGATACATTAGTACAGGAAAACCAACTGATGTAGGGTATACGGTAAAAGCATTTTTTGAGAAACCTGATTTTAAAACGGCTCTAAAATATATCAAAAAAAAGAATTTTTATTGGAACCCAGGGATTTTTCTTTTCCGCACAGAAACCATTCTTTCGGAACTAGAACGCCATGCTCCTCATATTTTAAATCCCTTAAAAAATGGATTCCCTTTTAAGAGTTTTGGAGATTTAAAAACGGCCTTCCAAATGCTTCCTTCTGAGGCCATCGATACTGCCATTATGGAAAAATCCAATCGAATTCGGATGGTAGAGGCTACTTTCAATTGGGACGACGTTGGATCTTGGATGTCTTTAGAAAGGATTTTGCCTGGTGACAAGGATAAAAACCACCACCAAGGAAAAGAAGTGCTCTATCATAAGGCTTCAGGAAATATTTCTTCGGTGCAAAAAGAACTCATAACCTTCCTTGGTGTGAAGGACCTCATTGTTGTAGAAGAACCAGATGTCCTTCTTGTCACTTCTCGCGAGGGAGTGGGTGATATCAAAGCGATGTTATCCACAATGAGGAAAAATAAAGTTTTACAAAAGTACCTCGACTAG
- the hfq gene encoding RNA chaperone Hfq: protein MSAKNNIQDQLLNTARKEKIDLTIYLLNGVPLKGKVVSFDNFTIILENDNKQNLVYKHAISTIIPAKPIKLHSEETPKEAGGA from the coding sequence ATGTCGGCAAAAAATAATATCCAAGACCAACTTCTAAATACAGCAAGAAAGGAGAAAATTGATCTCACCATCTACTTGTTAAACGGAGTTCCGCTGAAAGGAAAGGTTGTCAGTTTTGACAACTTCACAATCATCCTAGAAAACGATAATAAACAGAATTTGGTGTATAAACACGCCATTTCTACCATCATTCCTGCAAAACCAATCAAACTCCATAGTGAAGAAACACCGAAAGAAGCGGGAGGAGCCTAA
- the miaA gene encoding tRNA (adenosine(37)-N6)-dimethylallyltransferase MiaA translates to MILPVLGGPTGSGKTALSQTLDPKRFEIVSFDSRQVYRDLPVGTTAPTHEESTYIRHWLVGFLNANESVNASQFSIWAGEAIQDITARGKIPFLIGGTGFYLRAFLLGMYPVPNVPKETKDYVLELSLEEARTQLFSKDPKALTSLSPQDGYRIKRALEVVLTGVLWSDVSRDTVGGYLREHPDVQIIGHWLDWPRDILYQRINTRVKQIATGMLAETKEVISRYGADCPGLRTLGYNFALAFLNGTIDINTFIEQLAQSHRNYAKRQITWFKKDPLLSPISFEAAVQLFTNIDKI, encoded by the coding sequence TTGATCCTTCCTGTCCTTGGTGGACCAACAGGTTCTGGAAAAACCGCACTTTCCCAAACCCTTGACCCTAAACGTTTCGAAATTGTTTCTTTTGACTCACGCCAAGTCTACCGGGACTTACCGGTAGGCACAACGGCCCCTACTCACGAAGAGTCCACTTACATCCGCCATTGGCTTGTTGGATTTTTAAATGCCAACGAGTCAGTCAATGCCAGCCAATTTTCTATTTGGGCCGGGGAGGCTATCCAAGATATTACCGCGCGAGGAAAAATTCCATTCCTGATTGGTGGAACCGGATTCTACCTCAGAGCATTTCTATTGGGAATGTACCCCGTACCAAATGTACCCAAGGAAACTAAAGATTATGTTTTAGAACTTTCTTTAGAGGAAGCAAGGACACAACTTTTTTCCAAAGATCCCAAAGCCCTAACTTCCTTGTCCCCACAAGATGGATATAGAATCAAAAGGGCATTGGAAGTTGTGCTTACTGGAGTTTTATGGTCCGATGTTTCGAGAGATACTGTTGGAGGATACTTAAGAGAACATCCTGACGTACAAATCATTGGACATTGGTTGGATTGGCCCCGTGATATCCTTTACCAAAGGATTAATACAAGGGTAAAACAGATCGCCACAGGAATGTTAGCGGAGACGAAAGAAGTAATTTCTAGATACGGGGCGGATTGTCCGGGTCTACGAACCTTAGGTTACAATTTTGCGCTTGCTTTCTTAAATGGAACCATAGACATTAATACATTCATTGAGCAGTTGGCACAAAGTCATAGAAATTATGCGAAACGACAGATCACTTGGTTCAAAAAAGATCCATTACTTTCGCCCATTTCTTTCGAAGCAGCTGTCCAATTGTTTACAAATATAGATAAAATATAG
- a CDS encoding FYDLN acid domain-containing protein produces the protein MVAKKAVKKQAPPKKKAVAKEKPTKDAKSASPKEDKKKPVAGAKVPATKAKALPAPKATPAVKIDPNNPLGKKFSCYSCGTKFYDLNKPEKKCPKCGADQLAKPAIKSRMAAIRSSEYEVEEEEEPVLEDDELLEETEELEETEEEEVVAEEEV, from the coding sequence ATGGTCGCAAAAAAAGCAGTCAAGAAGCAGGCCCCGCCCAAGAAAAAAGCGGTAGCCAAAGAAAAACCAACCAAGGACGCAAAGTCCGCTTCCCCGAAGGAAGATAAAAAAAAGCCCGTGGCCGGTGCTAAAGTTCCCGCTACGAAGGCCAAGGCTTTGCCAGCTCCAAAAGCAACACCCGCTGTAAAAATCGATCCCAATAACCCTTTGGGAAAAAAGTTCAGCTGTTACTCTTGCGGAACAAAGTTTTATGATTTGAACAAACCTGAAAAAAAATGCCCCAAATGTGGTGCAGACCAATTGGCCAAACCTGCCATCAAATCTCGGATGGCTGCCATTCGCAGTTCCGAATACGAAGTGGAAGAAGAGGAAGAGCCAGTTTTGGAAGATGATGAACTTTTAGAAGAAACGGAAGAATTGGAAGAGACCGAAGAAGAGGAGGTCGTAGCCGAGGAAGAGGTTTGA
- a CDS encoding pyridoxine 5'-phosphate synthase, whose translation MTQLSVNVNKIATLRNSRGGSIPNVIQISEIILNAGAYGLTIHPREDERHITKQDVFEIREFLVTYNEKLLKKGIPKKEFNIEGEPSARFLDLVLAAKPDQATLVPVKPGEITSDHGFDLNDKTVFQTLKSMIGRFHEAGIRVSLFMETDFEQYSLVKELEADRIELYTGPFASAYESSKEEGLSSFKEYEIAATEANKLGLGVNAGHDLDTNNLKLFAKLPYLKEVSIGHRLVSQSLVDGMEKTIKEYLKVLSQGNVT comes from the coding sequence ATGACCCAATTAAGTGTCAATGTCAACAAGATCGCCACTCTGCGTAATTCTCGTGGTGGATCCATTCCTAACGTCATTCAAATTTCAGAAATTATCCTGAATGCAGGTGCCTACGGCTTAACCATCCATCCCAGAGAGGATGAAAGGCATATCACCAAACAGGATGTATTCGAAATAAGAGAGTTTCTAGTAACTTACAACGAAAAATTGTTAAAAAAGGGAATTCCCAAAAAAGAATTTAATATCGAAGGCGAACCAAGTGCACGTTTTTTAGACCTAGTCCTTGCAGCCAAACCGGACCAGGCCACCTTAGTACCGGTAAAACCTGGAGAAATCACCTCTGATCACGGATTCGACTTAAATGACAAAACAGTGTTCCAAACTTTAAAATCGATGATAGGACGTTTCCACGAAGCAGGAATTCGTGTTTCTTTGTTTATGGAAACCGATTTTGAACAGTATTCGCTAGTGAAGGAATTAGAAGCGGATCGAATCGAACTCTATACAGGACCTTTTGCTTCGGCTTATGAAAGTTCCAAAGAGGAAGGTTTATCGAGTTTTAAAGAATATGAAATAGCGGCAACAGAAGCAAACAAACTAGGGTTAGGTGTAAATGCAGGACATGATTTGGATACAAATAATCTTAAACTATTTGCAAAACTTCCCTATTTGAAAGAAGTATCCATCGGCCATAGGTTAGTGAGCCAAAGCCTAGTGGACGGAATGGAGAAAACAATCAAAGAATATCTTAAAGTTCTTTCGCAAGGAAACGTAACTTAG
- a CDS encoding tetratricopeptide repeat protein, translating into MRPFVVLIFTLSLGFCTSEPQKNPTRDPYSLETLIFLEEVLLDVWESAETREEAMSRLRYVCRTRDTDDGYLCYTWGLLEYHRGNYSESYTAFRKALEKNPNDSLYKNMLRISAEKSGNLADLKAHSKDGEVLAVFTETQKHCKENKTPEVTSFLFLSQRGILTKESLRRGVLADCFQRLSENDKSNIQKEIRLSALSYKERLYADQMKSDPFSKIWDTAGYHRGESGKEAIGASAGVVSVSSSLGTEAGVPMQGTTWKPGTAITDAWKKVKQASASGNESQARDALRSFISEIQITKRKGKLEGQLALALERAAKLLLEQDPQYSKLRFLAKEL; encoded by the coding sequence ATGCGTCCATTCGTTGTCCTGATTTTCACTCTTTCCCTTGGGTTTTGTACTTCAGAGCCTCAGAAAAACCCTACCCGGGACCCGTACAGTTTGGAAACTCTCATTTTTTTGGAAGAGGTGCTTTTGGATGTTTGGGAGTCCGCCGAAACGAGGGAAGAGGCAATGTCTCGACTAAGATATGTTTGCCGAACTCGGGATACAGATGATGGATATTTGTGTTATACTTGGGGACTCCTGGAATATCATCGGGGCAATTATTCGGAAAGTTATACGGCATTCCGAAAGGCTCTAGAAAAAAATCCCAATGACAGCCTTTATAAAAATATGTTAAGGATTTCTGCCGAAAAATCGGGAAACTTAGCCGACCTCAAAGCCCATTCTAAAGATGGCGAGGTGTTAGCGGTATTTACAGAAACACAAAAACATTGTAAGGAAAACAAAACACCAGAAGTAACATCCTTTTTATTTTTATCACAACGTGGGATCCTTACCAAAGAATCTTTACGACGGGGAGTTCTTGCGGATTGTTTCCAACGTTTGAGTGAAAATGACAAATCCAATATTCAAAAAGAAATTCGTCTTTCCGCATTATCTTATAAAGAACGTCTTTATGCTGATCAAATGAAATCAGATCCTTTTTCCAAGATTTGGGACACAGCAGGTTATCACCGAGGGGAATCGGGAAAAGAAGCGATTGGTGCCAGTGCGGGAGTGGTTTCCGTGAGTTCCTCCCTTGGTACAGAAGCGGGTGTACCCATGCAAGGGACAACATGGAAACCAGGGACTGCCATCACTGACGCTTGGAAAAAAGTGAAACAGGCATCTGCCTCTGGAAATGAATCACAAGCGAGAGACGCCCTTCGTAGTTTTATTTCCGAAATCCAAATTACAAAAAGAAAAGGAAAACTCGAAGGACAATTGGCACTTGCACTGGAAAGAGCAGCCAAATTACTATTAGAACAAGACCCTCAGTATTCTAAGTTACGTTTCCTTGCGAAAGAACTTTAA
- a CDS encoding S41 family peptidase, with amino-acid sequence MKRIVYLLSFFTLLSFALPVGFISCEPEAKKAPNRVTNFTYQDFETVVKSVDKFYIDKNINKNRAFTDAASFAVLSMPHPLYIYPESYFNEREKYDDKEDLWPGKTFKISPSDKFVLFDPDYTLVEKIQKEKLKKNENRKLSDAEVKKLIEKEKLKKSVIAAKWEEINFSRKEFDRVITYIQDNLETYKTPVLKGLVELDGELPEEEEDKKEFSMEQVFLAAANGYLNSLDPHSNVFLKEMWEESMAKISDGSFEGIGAILSGGGSREVVVENPLEGSPAVKAGIRSGDTIVAVDGKVIKNLTLDKVVKKIKGPKATKVVLTITRKGNTGKTDIEVIRDKITIKNVTHHIVKENPQVGYIKLTGFVKPGPGEAPIDTQIANAVVEMEQEAKESGKPLKALILDLRGNSGGYLDLAIDIADMFIEKGMIVFTRTPFRSDEEKYAKNKDITKLPLVVLINSKSASASEIVASAIQHHGRGILLGERTFGKATVQSLNNLENNPDYLLKITNARYYSPSGKTIQVVGVSPDIEVSEEPDGSFPFRYREEDMWNHLPLIPHEGVVKSKFNVNAIKEYAKKNGKADAFLKSHANDAIKPDYMLIRSLDYIEGMLNSK; translated from the coding sequence TTGAAACGAATTGTTTACCTACTTTCCTTTTTCACCCTACTTAGTTTTGCCCTTCCTGTAGGCTTTATTTCCTGCGAACCGGAAGCCAAAAAAGCTCCTAACCGTGTAACCAATTTTACCTACCAAGACTTCGAAACCGTGGTCAAATCTGTAGATAAGTTCTACATTGATAAAAATATCAATAAAAACAGGGCATTCACCGATGCGGCTTCTTTTGCTGTTCTCAGTATGCCCCATCCACTTTATATTTACCCAGAAAGTTATTTCAATGAAAGGGAAAAATATGACGACAAAGAAGATCTTTGGCCTGGAAAAACTTTTAAAATTTCACCATCCGACAAATTCGTGTTATTTGATCCGGACTACACTCTTGTAGAAAAAATTCAAAAAGAGAAACTAAAGAAAAACGAAAATAGAAAACTTTCCGATGCAGAAGTCAAAAAACTCATCGAAAAAGAAAAATTAAAAAAATCTGTCATCGCAGCCAAATGGGAAGAAATTAATTTCTCACGCAAAGAATTTGACCGAGTCATTACTTACATCCAAGACAATTTAGAAACCTACAAAACCCCTGTCCTCAAGGGACTTGTAGAACTTGATGGGGAACTTCCGGAAGAAGAGGAAGATAAAAAAGAATTTAGCATGGAACAAGTGTTTCTTGCTGCTGCCAACGGTTACCTAAATTCTTTAGATCCACATTCTAATGTTTTTTTGAAAGAGATGTGGGAAGAATCAATGGCAAAAATCAGCGATGGTTCCTTTGAAGGAATTGGAGCGATTTTATCTGGCGGTGGAAGCCGAGAAGTTGTGGTGGAAAACCCACTAGAAGGAAGCCCTGCTGTGAAAGCAGGAATCCGAAGTGGAGACACAATCGTTGCCGTAGACGGTAAAGTTATCAAGAACCTAACACTCGATAAAGTGGTAAAAAAAATCAAAGGACCAAAAGCAACAAAAGTGGTTCTGACTATCACTAGAAAAGGAAATACCGGAAAAACCGATATCGAAGTGATTCGTGATAAAATTACGATTAAAAACGTAACCCATCATATCGTAAAAGAAAATCCACAAGTTGGTTATATCAAACTCACAGGATTTGTAAAACCAGGTCCTGGCGAAGCTCCGATTGATACACAAATTGCCAATGCAGTGGTAGAGATGGAACAAGAAGCCAAAGAAAGTGGAAAACCTTTAAAAGCACTTATCCTTGACTTACGTGGTAACTCTGGTGGGTATTTAGATCTTGCGATTGATATTGCTGATATGTTTATCGAAAAAGGAATGATTGTATTCACAAGAACTCCATTTCGTAGCGATGAAGAAAAATATGCTAAAAACAAGGATATCACCAAACTTCCGCTAGTTGTTTTAATCAATTCCAAATCCGCTTCAGCTTCGGAAATTGTAGCAAGTGCGATCCAACACCACGGCCGTGGGATTTTACTTGGGGAAAGAACTTTTGGTAAAGCCACTGTTCAAAGTTTAAATAACTTAGAAAACAATCCGGATTACTTACTGAAAATTACAAATGCAAGATACTATTCTCCATCTGGAAAAACCATCCAAGTTGTGGGAGTATCTCCTGACATTGAAGTTTCAGAAGAACCAGACGGCAGTTTCCCTTTCCGTTATCGTGAAGAGGATATGTGGAACCATCTCCCTCTTATCCCACACGAAGGAGTCGTAAAATCCAAATTCAATGTCAATGCCATCAAAGAATATGCAAAGAAAAATGGGAAAGCAGATGCTTTCTTAAAATCACATGCAAACGATGCCATCAAACCAGACTACATGTTAATCAGAAGTTTGGATTACATTGAAGGAATGTTAAATTCAAAATAA